From the Hypomesus transpacificus isolate Combined female chromosome 24, fHypTra1, whole genome shotgun sequence genome, the window tctAAATGTGTCAGCTATTTATTATGCATATCCTTATTTGTGTCTGGTAGTTAGGACTTAAATAGCACAATTTCTTGGTATGAATCAGACATCTCTCTTTCCTATCTGTTATGACGGAAATAACGCTCCGACGATaagatgctctgattggttcagAGTGTCAGACCCGGATATGTCTACCGCAATTGATAAGGTAGCCAGCTAAAGAGAAGTCGGACGTGTTGTGTTATATCAGAAACTTTGAGTAAGTGTTTTCACCCTGCAATTCAACGGACAAACCTAAATCCAAACGGTGTATTTAAAGGAATTACATTCAGTCCGGAGGTTCTATATATTTTGTATTCGGTATGCAGTAGCACGTGAATTGAAGTCAATTGGAAGTAGGTTTTGCCCCGTagggtctcaacagttgaaggaGCATTAAGGATGTGATCATAAACCATCTATGTTGTGTTACCGGTAGTTTCCACTACCCTCAGAGTCATCGATAGatttagtcagatggctgagcggtgtgggagtcgggctagtaatcagaaggttgccggatcgattcctcaccgtgccacatgatgttgtgaccttgggctaggcacttcaccctacttgcctcggggggaatgtccctgtacttactgtaagtcgctctggataagagcgtctgctaaatgtaaatgtagatttgaGTGGTTATAGCTAGTTAGTTCACAACTGTGTGACTGCATTGCAATATGCCACCCACTCAAACGGTGTCATATAACTACAAAATGCATTATTTATTTGATAGTCTTCCTCAACAGCATGCAGGACTCCTAATGAAAACAGGAACGTATTTAGCTTAATAAAAGGAGGGTGCTTATTTAGGTTCAGGTGTGACAGCTCTCCCGTTCTAAGATGCTTCATAAACTTGCGGCATTGGCCCTTGTTGTCTTTGCAGTGGCAACGGATCTTCAGCCGCCTCTCCCTCCCAGGGAGTCCGGCGAGTTTGTAGCAAAGAGCAGCAAGGACGTGCGGGTGGATGAGGAAGGGGTGCGGAGGGTGGCCGAGATGCTGTATGCCCTGAGAGACAGCGAGGAGCTTACAGCAAGCGCCTGGAAGAAAGCCAATCCTCtagcccctgcccccacctccgAACAAGCCCTTAACTGGGTCTTTGTGGTGGACACCATGAACTTTTCCTTCTGGCCAGAGCAGAAGGAGCAGCAATGTGAGGTCACCCATAAAGGGACCACCTACCGGGGGTACATGACCCTGTGTGCTGCCATCACCAGGGCGATGGATGAGGGTGAGACTGCTCACTCCAGAACTGCCTCTTCTGACCACACAGCAGTTCATagtcccctctgtctgtccaggCTGTGCATGTATAGTCCGTCTGCTACAAGTTTGACATGTGTTGGTCATCCCCGGAGCTATGGAAGAGAGATAGGCCTGAGTCCCCTTCTTTCCGTCCCAATGTTTAAACCGATAATCAAATGAACACATCACAAAAGGACTGTTTCCTGGGTTTCAGTTGCTAAGACTTCTGTCCTCATCAATCAcctgccctcttcctccctctctgtctctaggtATACCCATCACCGAGCCCTCTTACTTCTCCCAGATCACTGTGGAGGACTTGAGCCGTGTTCTGCGGTCAGACAACGCCACGCCCATGCCCATGCTGAGGGAGCGCCACAGGGTGCTGACTGAGGGTGGACGCGTCCTGATGGAACATGGAGGAAGCTTCCGGAGCTTCATCGGTCGGGCGGGGAGCGACGCCCGCAAGATGGTGGAGCTCATCGTGGACAGGCTGCCCTCGTACAGAGACGAGGCCGTTTACGAGGTGCAGTAAAACGAGGACTTTGACACAGGGTGACACAGATTGCATAACTGACTCGGAGGAAGTGATCCCAGAGCTCCCTCTGCTGATGAAAAACAGTAGTCCTCCAAACATTAGTCCACACACTGCACCTCAGACGATGTTGACAGGAAAACTGCTTTCCATagtccccccccaccaccaccagtgtCCTTTTCAGCCTGGATTTAAATGTGTAGTTGAGGAGAAGGTCATCCTTCCAACACAGATCGTGTCTGTGTCCTTAGGGCCGGAGGATCTCTTTCTACAAGCGAGCCCAGATCCTGGTGGCCGACTTCTGGGGCATCATGGAGgcgcggggggagggggatatTCCCAACCTGGATTACCTCACCATGTTTGCAGACTACAGGGTGCCTCAGGCCCTCGTTTACCTGGGAGCACTAAGCTACTCCGACACTTTGATGGAAACCCTgaagaaaggtgtgtgtgtgtgtccattttgTTTTTCCAAAGCAGTTTACCTtgctgtttgtgtatgtgtctctctAATGTACCATTTATACTTTCTCTTAAgtatctc encodes:
- the c24h9orf64 gene encoding queuosine salvage protein → MATDLQPPLPPRESGEFVAKSSKDVRVDEEGVRRVAEMLYALRDSEELTASAWKKANPLAPAPTSEQALNWVFVVDTMNFSFWPEQKEQQCEVTHKGTTYRGYMTLCAAITRAMDEGIPITEPSYFSQITVEDLSRVLRSDNATPMPMLRERHRVLTEGGRVLMEHGGSFRSFIGRAGSDARKMVELIVDRLPSYRDEAVYEGRRISFYKRAQILVADFWGIMEARGEGDIPNLDYLTMFADYRVPQALVYLGALSYSDTLMETLKKGELLCSGDRREVEIRGCSIRCVERIRAYLASLLEQRDGLSCSINSAVIDFYLWPYAKEHHQEMAHIPIHHTRCVYY